Below is a genomic region from Primulina eburnea isolate SZY01 chromosome 9, ASM2296580v1, whole genome shotgun sequence.
atggatttttaaaacttctaactctctCTCTGTCGCTTCACATCACATATCTTCATATCTTCTCTCCTCACTTCTATTTCTattactctctcaaattttcgaagtgtatctctatatatattttcatctttctttttcaaatttttcattttttggctgattgttcatttaataattttttattttaataacacggggaaattttgaattatagaattgattttgtgatttttaatttatgatttatacaaattaatgtaatattcaataataataaaagatgatcaaaaaaatgttgtttaattcttaataattgaatagtttcgtaacaacaatgattttttaaattcattttcgtatttttaattaatatgtaagttatgatatttttatacaaaattatattcacacaataataaataatattatttttacatttatattatcaatttaaaaataagattacatgttaatcaattgatgtattttaaaaaatttacaaacatgcatataaacccacatatatatacatgtaaggattaaacgatttaacttttaaataagtaaatctatttattaatataaatattaaaaataatttcaaattgaatatgttatatatatcaattaattattggttcaaagaaattaataaaaaatcacatgttatagttaactacaaaatttataaaattctataaaaaaaaatctacaaaagtctataaaaatcttgcaaaaaaatctacataaatccacataaatctgtttataaatctgtgagattccataaaagtcaataaaaatttatcaaatccataaaaatctattatttaaaaaagtcattaaaagtcatcaaatctctgaattgaatacacaCCACTTAAAGCCAAAATGTCAAAACATGTTCATTCGATCTAAATATGTCAGAAGCAAAACTAAGAGAAAAGCTGGAAATAATGATAATAGTTCCTCACCTTCAGATAGATTCAAGTTGATTTGCGCCTCCGTCTGAACCAAAATGGCAAATCCTCGAAAGAGCCGCTCCAGTTATTCAAGAATCAAGAGGCATtcagtaataaaaataataattccgaattttttttattaaaaactttTCTAAAAGTAAACCTGTGTAAGGCCATGAACATTTTTGACGAGAGCCCATTCCAAATTAAGTTGGAATGAGCTAAAAATTACAGTCTtggaaaaaaaaacttaaatttcTACATAAAATTTTCATGGGGCAGCTCATCAAAATGGGTCGAAAATTAAGCTGTAGTAATCCAAGAAGAAGCACAGATAGGGGTATGTTTAAGGCTGTTTGGAGGACAATTGACGAAGAAGAAAAAAGTCCACTCAAAAAACCTTACCTCCCAAGTTCCAAAAAGGGGAACCGAGAGAATTTGTGTCCGCATCATAACTAAGCCGGCTATGAGATGAGAGAACTCTTCATATGGCTACTCAAAGAGGCGTCCAATTCAACACAACAGAGGCACTGTTTCTCCTCAGCCAAGAAACACTCATTCGCACATGTTCTATCACCAACCAATCACGCACAGTAAGAAGACATACACTCGAAACCCAGATGTTTATAAACACGGGCAACGGCGGAGTCGCATGCTAGGGTTTTGTTTATTCAGTGGAGCACAATAATGGGCTGCGCTTATCAAGGATAAATGTTTTTGTTCCATGGGCTTTGGGTTGGTTCCtgccttaattttttttttccttttgaattattgtttttattttcaaacgatcactattcttccaatattcatcatatatcatgtatttgattaattaattggttgTCTATTTCGCATAGTTAACGTGAAACTCAACATTGCCCATGGTGAATTGTGTCTATTTTATACGTGgaataaatttaaaaacaagCTAATTCGTGTAGTAAAGTGCAACGCAGTTGTTCCAAGTGGAGAGTTGGTCtcatattaaatattcacaTGAGCAAAATTAAATTGAATTGTTGTAGCTAATCTGAAACCAAGATCGTAACTGTAACAACCTagtcttcaatttttttttttaaaaattatttgaatttgaatttaaCAGCTACGAAGATATCAGCTGGTTCAGCCATTGAAATGAATTCACTGGAAATAGGAATTGTAAATAATACGTATTGTTGGTAACGGAACGAATGAAAGGTGATATTGTAATACAACTTTCTACCTCATATTTGGCATCGGAATCAACCGACAGTCCAAACATGAGAATAACATAACGAAGCTAACAAAACGAAAACCCAGGCACAAATGTTGCTACCACGCATATCATTGGTCATAGTGAAAAGAGCATCATTAGTGGACACCAGAAACCAAAGGCTCCTCCATGTTTCCAGTATTAAGCATCTTAGCAATCTTTTCTGTAGGTACCAATGGAAGATACGTAGCAACCCTGAACCCTTTCTCGGCTGAAACTTGAACAACTTGATTATACTTCTCCGAACAATAACTGGCTGTCGGAGCAACTGCTTGAGCCACTCGAGGGAAGAGTGGCAGCTTATTCAAGGATTGCCATGCGGACACCGCACACTGCTCAGCTACGGGTTCGTATTTTGTGTACATGTACTTGGCGGTAGGCTCACACTTTGTGTACACAGTTTTTGCCAGCCCCGAGGCAGTCTCCATCATGCCCGTATTCTTGACATCTGCCAGTACTGAACGAGCAGCCTGTGGAGCTTTTTGAGCCGTATCGATTGCTTGGGTTGATACATGCTTCAGAGTTGTGGGTACATGAACCTGCACCT
It encodes:
- the LOC140842041 gene encoding stress-related protein-like — its product is MAQADSNPKHNIMEKESEEKRLKYLEFVQVATLHALICASRLYNFAKEKSGPLKPGIHSVEDTVKTVVSPVYDKYHDLPIEVLMFVDRKVDESVNKVQVHVPTTLKHVSTQAIDTAQKAPQAARSVLADVKNTGMMETASGLAKTVYTKCEPTAKYMYTKYEPVAEQCAVSAWQSLNKLPLFPRVAQAVAPTASYCSEKYNQVVQVSAEKGFRVATYLPLVPTEKIAKMLNTGNMEEPLVSGVH